caccGGTACAGCGTatagacctggcgacatcgcttatcttacgcgcgaagtttcttttgtgtattgcgctatttttgagtttgctcacgcggtacctgacttagcgtcgatcccctaaGGCAACATGCCCTGTTTCCGCGGTATGagtgatacagcctgtatggaTTTGATATGTCATAAATGTAGTCTATGTTAATGCAATTTGTTCCTGTTGTTTTATGTTATGCATGTAGGCTCTAATACCAAGCCCTGACACTATCTGCAGCAACTGCAATGCTTCTGGTAACAAAGCCAAAGTCAGATGTGTTGACTGCAAAGAATACCTCTGTGATACTTGCTATACCTCCCATAAGATCTTCAAAGCCATGAAAGACCACAAAGTGATCACCATGGAAGACATCCTTGCTGGTAAAGTGAATCTTAAAAAGGAAGAGGAATATAGGTACTGCAAGATGCATGGAAAGTTGTGTGAATACTACTGTCAAAATGAGAAGAGAGCACTTTGTAGGGATTGTGTAATATTGAATGAATGTCCACATCAGCATACTCGTGTTAGCCTGAAGAAAGCAGTCCAAATTCATTCAGACGAGTTAAAGGACTTGGTAAGGCAGAGTGATGCTACTTTGAAAAAGTTCCAGGAAGCTGTCAAGGCTACAACTAATATGAAGGCAGAACTTGAAATCTATTCACAAATAGCCATGGACTCACTTGAGAGGATAGAACAAGAGTACATTGACCATGTGAAGAAGACGGTGAAAGACTTTAAAGGGAAGGTGGATCAAATcaagcaagaaagaataaaactAATTGGCAAGAAGCAGACAACCCTGGAATTAAGAATGAAAGATATTCAGAAAGCTACAGAAGACACTACCAGAGTCCTTAAGTCAGAATCAGAATTTGAAATAATATCCACTCATGCTACCCTGTCTTCACAACTTCAGCAGCTTTCCAAGTCCCAGCCACAAGCAGTAGACATGTCTCTAGGTTATATGAAGTTCAAGGCAGCTACTCCAGCAATTCCAACAATTGGGCAGATAATAAAAGATGGAACACTAGCACTGGGAGAAGAATGGGACATGGTTGACCAATTTAGTACTGGGGACTTTGATGAGCTATATGGAATTGATATTAATAAAGAAGGTGATGTTGCAGTATGCAGCTGGAAAAAAGGGGCTAAGGTATTTTCAAGGGAGGGCCAAGTTAAATGTACACTCCACGTGTCGTCTGGTGTTGCAGATGTTGCGGTCACACCTAAGCATGGGTATGTGATTAATCCACTAGATGGTCACTGTCTTAGTTATGATTATGCTGGTACACAGATAAACCATCTTCCTACAACATCTAATGCAAATTCAATCGCTGTAGATCCCAGTGGTAAAATCATAGCAGGGAATGTAAATAACACCATATCCATCCACAATGCTGGTGGTTCTCCGATCTCAAAGTTTGCAACACAGTCCAGGCCTTACCGCCTTGCAGTTACCTCAAATGGAGAGATTGTTAGTTCAGTAAATAAAGGTGAATCACTGCAGTTGATGGACTACTCCTGTGGTAATGTCAGGTTTATCCAACCTCCAGTGGAAGTCAAAGTATGGTCTCCTAGTTTTGTGTGTTGTAGACAAGGTGAGATATTTGTCTCTAACAAAGGTAGGGGTGATCCTGCGGGTGTGTACAGGTTCACAGCTGAAGGTGATTACCTGGGATGTGTTACAACACAGGTTAGAAACCCATCAGGCATTGCAATGTCAAGGGATGGCATGGAGCTGTTTGTAGCAGACTATAAGGATAACCACATCAAAATATTTCAGCGCCCATGATTCTAATTAAATTAATGCTGTAAATCATGGAGAGAGACCAATTATAACTGTGTGGTTTGGAACATGTGATATGAATATGATCAAGTAAATTCATTGTTTCATTCATGATTCTCAAGTGAACTCCACTTTAATGGGCCtgctgtttttaatgttttatatatTAGCAATATTCATTTTTGTTTTAGGACCTCATAATATTCATTATTTCTAGTGCGGTACTTGTACAGAGAACTCAGCATGTATAACAAAATAATTTAGGAAGGCTTAGAACTGGAAGTTGATTGGTAAAATGCTTATATACAAACACAGGGAGCTTGTATAAGCATGGAGATGGAACAGATTAAGTAACATACCCTccataaagatatttataaagtgcctttaaaatttatcaaagtgCTGAACAAGGTTTctttctgaaaactggaattgaggGAGAACGCATTAACTGTTCCATTGATTGCCGATTTTATTGCCAACAAGCTATATATCAagtggtaccttttgttcaggacaaaagggtTCTGTGAGAAGGTGGAAGGATAGGAATTGGGTGCTAAAAAAGCAATTTTGGAATTTCTCTTATGATCATATTACTTAAACATTCagctttcttttactttttatttgatacaAATTGCACATTGCATTCAAAAGTTGTGGGTGAAAAACTTTCAACAGATGAGGCACCCGAGGCAACAAACTGTCATATAACACAATGCATTATATTTTttatagagttgggcgactaagtcgccaatagtcgttagtcgcgactattactgatagtcgcgactacgactattgacaaccaaaagtcgactaatgcaagtatatttttgtgttaaaaaattactttaaaagtgccagtatttcgcaccaaaaccaaccaaatactaacatataaactgcgaaaaatgtgaaaaaatgttagtcattgtcttaccaatagtaacactaaccaacaagtaatcataatgtccataaatcatcattaaattggtgttattgacttgttgtcgaacgtctttcccacaagataaaagccgttaaaaaactcaaattacttagaactgtcgaacatctcattatgattataatttatgcagcgataacaggtgtagcagcgtcatagcgtgcatgtacagacccaggttgggtgtttgtaccaactactgaaggtatgagattatttcaactttggaaagaaacagcgagaacttccgagaagtgttttccaaaagggaaaatttaggaaaatattattagattagaagtacttttcacgtaatttcaaaaagctatgcttattgtggtaaaagaatatttagaaagcaacaggaaaataaacaaattagctgacaaacagtcgtaatgttgcaatgccacccctgtagcgacaaatgcagtagtctagatgaggtcaggtgacgtaggtcggaggtgaaagttaatcgtgcatacatgcacgatgcaacacgctcatgagcataccatggaaaatatgcactgctgtaccggcatgtttacatattttcatgcacagcaaaacatggaaacgaacgaagatcgctattggaatattgaaggtttgagaaattatatgaagtttcttgtgctgttgctggaaagtggcaagtgaatttaattgaacaaaaagttaggcctatattacagcattttacagtcaaatatttgcatcgcaaacgtgcgatacagtgtagcaatttgtatcgcaacagtgctggtttgtgtagcaaactgtgatgcgatgccggcaatcacgggtcctgtaatcatgcattataaatactaaattgccaccaatctttcacccgatttttcagtccaattttaaccacagatagtcgcgactatagtcgtagtcgcgactatttgctgccgactagtcgactaggaaaaaagtgatagtcgcccaactctaattttttattgttttcaaacagtgttatttttaaataacactgTTTGAAAACATCAATGGAACAGAACAAATTGTTGCATATGTAAAATTCAAGTGAGAAGTcagtaaaaataacaatttctaatcataatattatgctaattagctagtTAATATTATAACTTTAAActacaacccaggaaaaaaaggttggcacagtttgcctgtcttttggtatat
This DNA window, taken from Amphiura filiformis chromosome 16, Afil_fr2py, whole genome shotgun sequence, encodes the following:
- the LOC140136357 gene encoding E3 ubiquitin-protein ligase TRIM71-like; protein product: MASSLVQTIKTNFLNCAICLDTFHDPRALPCQHGFCRECLEQCVASSTDKQTLVCPTCREEVKISKDSVKDLPVHFLVSSLKDTVDMEEKALIPSPDTICSNCNASGNKAKVRCVDCKEYLCDTCYTSHKIFKAMKDHKVITMEDILAGKVNLKKEEEYRYCKMHGKLCEYYCQNEKRALCRDCVILNECPHQHTRVSLKKAVQIHSDELKDLVRQSDATLKKFQEAVKATTNMKAELEIYSQIAMDSLERIEQEYIDHVKKTVKDFKGKVDQIKQERIKLIGKKQTTLELRMKDIQKATEDTTRVLKSESEFEIISTHATLSSQLQQLSKSQPQAVDMSLGYMKFKAATPAIPTIGQIIKDGTLALGEEWDMVDQFSTGDFDELYGIDINKEGDVAVCSWKKGAKVFSREGQVKCTLHVSSGVADVAVTPKHGYVINPLDGHCLSYDYAGTQINHLPTTSNANSIAVDPSGKIIAGNVNNTISIHNAGGSPISKFATQSRPYRLAVTSNGEIVSSVNKGESLQLMDYSCGNVRFIQPPVEVKVWSPSFVCCRQGEIFVSNKGRGDPAGVYRFTAEGDYLGCVTTQVRNPSGIAMSRDGMELFVADYKDNHIKIFQRP